One Methylobacterium sp. NMS14P DNA window includes the following coding sequences:
- a CDS encoding FUSC family protein, with product MTLPGWRDWAFALKTFGAGMLALFLAFWIDLPNPYWALGTVYITSQVLAGATRSKALYRVLGTLLGAVVTVALVPNLVNAPELLTLAIATWVATCLYVSLLDRTPRSYVMMLGGYTAALIGFPAVGDPGTMFDIAVTRAEEITLGILCASLVNTIVLPQSVAPVISGRLDLWLRDARGWVVDVLGRTRTTKDTQATRLKLASDAVAFDALATPLRYDMTGAERSADAMATLRQHMLMFLPIASAVSDRIETLERANALPERLRALLDAMAAWLASGTTEQSQADRLKAEADALESGLGERPSWDALVLASLLARLRDFIDLRQDARILQRHIADGTPVTEDLTFRYTAAARTIRHRDHGMALLSALGVFLTILVTCAIWIATGWPHGSAAPMMAAVGCSFFAAQDDPAPFIVSFANSAILGALGSGAYLFAILPLATSFEMLALALAPALLICGVFMAQPRTAPLAMGAAVNGSAMIALQGSYTGDFAAFTNASVAVIVGMWVAAIVTRLVRSVGAGWSARRLRTVNRRSLARAAGRQGAQNGLELAALMLDRVGLIAPRLAALPSDDAEWTADLLAEVRVGINVVELRRDRRRLSEPARQAVEALLAALARHFGAEPDRPAPGLLDTVDGALDAVSRDARQAPGRAALMALVGIRRGLFPDAPPYRPTRPTTTLPELAA from the coding sequence ATGACCCTTCCGGGCTGGCGCGACTGGGCCTTCGCGCTCAAGACCTTCGGGGCCGGCATGCTGGCCCTGTTCCTGGCGTTCTGGATCGACCTGCCGAATCCCTACTGGGCGCTCGGCACCGTCTACATCACCAGCCAGGTGCTCGCCGGCGCGACCCGCTCCAAGGCGCTCTACCGGGTGCTCGGCACCCTGCTCGGGGCCGTGGTCACAGTGGCCCTCGTGCCGAACCTCGTGAACGCGCCGGAACTCCTGACGCTCGCCATCGCGACCTGGGTCGCGACGTGCCTGTACGTCTCCCTCCTCGACCGCACCCCGCGCAGCTACGTGATGATGCTCGGCGGCTACACGGCGGCGCTGATCGGCTTCCCGGCCGTCGGCGATCCCGGGACGATGTTCGATATCGCCGTGACCCGGGCCGAGGAGATCACCCTCGGCATCCTCTGCGCCAGCCTCGTGAACACGATCGTGCTGCCGCAGTCGGTGGCGCCGGTGATCTCCGGCCGGCTCGACCTCTGGCTGCGCGACGCGAGGGGCTGGGTCGTCGACGTCCTCGGCCGCACCCGCACGACGAAGGACACGCAGGCGACCCGGCTGAAGCTCGCCTCGGACGCCGTCGCGTTCGATGCCCTGGCGACGCCGCTGCGCTACGACATGACCGGTGCGGAGCGCTCGGCGGATGCCATGGCGACCCTGCGCCAGCACATGCTGATGTTCCTGCCGATCGCCTCCGCGGTCTCGGACCGCATCGAGACGCTGGAGCGGGCGAACGCGCTGCCGGAGCGTCTGCGCGCGCTCCTCGACGCCATGGCGGCCTGGCTCGCCTCCGGAACCACCGAGCAGTCGCAAGCCGACCGCCTGAAGGCCGAGGCGGACGCCCTCGAATCCGGGCTCGGCGAGCGGCCGTCCTGGGACGCCCTCGTGCTGGCGAGCCTGCTGGCGCGGCTGCGCGACTTCATCGACCTGCGCCAGGACGCCCGCATCCTGCAGCGGCACATCGCGGACGGCACGCCGGTCACCGAGGACCTGACCTTCCGGTACACCGCGGCGGCGCGCACGATCCGCCACCGCGACCACGGCATGGCGCTGCTGTCGGCTCTGGGCGTGTTCCTGACCATCCTGGTCACCTGCGCGATCTGGATCGCGACCGGGTGGCCGCACGGCTCGGCCGCGCCGATGATGGCCGCGGTCGGCTGCTCGTTCTTCGCAGCCCAGGACGACCCCGCCCCGTTCATCGTCAGCTTCGCCAACTCGGCCATCCTCGGCGCCCTCGGGTCGGGGGCCTACCTGTTCGCGATCCTGCCGCTGGCCACCTCCTTCGAGATGCTCGCCCTGGCGCTGGCCCCGGCGCTCCTGATCTGCGGGGTGTTCATGGCCCAGCCGAGGACGGCGCCCCTGGCGATGGGCGCGGCGGTCAACGGCTCGGCCATGATCGCCCTTCAGGGCAGCTACACGGGGGACTTCGCGGCCTTCACCAACGCGTCCGTCGCGGTCATCGTCGGGATGTGGGTCGCGGCCATCGTCACGCGCCTCGTCCGCTCGGTCGGCGCCGGCTGGTCGGCGCGGCGCCTGCGGACCGTCAACCGCCGCAGCCTCGCCCGCGCCGCCGGGCGCCAGGGCGCGCAGAACGGGCTCGAACTCGCGGCCCTGATGCTCGACCGGGTCGGCCTGATCGCGCCGCGGCTCGCCGCCCTGCCGTCCGACGACGCGGAATGGACCGCCGACCTCCTCGCCGAGGTCCGGGTCGGCATCAACGTCGTGGAACTGCGGCGCGACCGGCGGCGACTCTCGGAGCCGGCCCGGCAGGCGGTCGAAGCGCTGCTCGCCGCGCTGGCGCGGCACTTCGGAGCCGAGCCGGACAGGCCCGCCCCCGGCCTGCTCGACACCGTCGACGGGGCGCTCGACGCCGTCTCCCGCGATGCGCGGCAGGCGCCCGGCCGGGCCGCGCTGATGGCTCTCGTCGGCATCCGGCGCGGCCTGTTCCCGGACGCGCCGCCCTACCGGCCGACCCGGCCCACCACCACGCTTCCGGAGCTCGCGGCATGA
- a CDS encoding MarR family winged helix-turn-helix transcriptional regulator has product MAAETLRQLRLAYTHRLLLSGRQWRRLANASTEAHGLSEAKALPLVLIARMGGAPRQTILADAIGIEGPSLVRLLDQLEKADLVARREDPTDRRAKVLTLTPAGQAVVARIEADLERLRDAAFATVSAADLEAGLRVFQALQDHVRGAVEPGDAGAGARHGEAAE; this is encoded by the coding sequence ATGGCAGCCGAGACCCTGCGCCAGCTGCGTCTGGCCTACACCCACAGGCTGCTCCTGTCCGGACGCCAGTGGCGGCGGCTCGCCAACGCGTCGACCGAGGCGCACGGCCTCTCGGAGGCCAAGGCCCTGCCGCTGGTGCTGATCGCCCGCATGGGCGGCGCGCCGCGTCAGACCATCCTGGCGGACGCGATCGGCATCGAGGGCCCGTCGCTGGTGCGGCTCCTGGATCAACTGGAGAAGGCGGACCTCGTCGCCCGCCGGGAAGACCCCACCGACCGCCGCGCGAAGGTGCTGACCCTGACGCCGGCGGGGCAGGCGGTCGTCGCGCGGATCGAGGCGGATCTGGAGCGTCTGCGGGACGCGGCCTTCGCCACGGTGAGCGCCGCCGACCTGGAGGCCGGGCTGCGGGTGTTCCAGGCCCTGCAGGATCATGTCCGCGGTGCGGTGGAGCCCGGGGACGCCGGGGCCGGCGCGCGGCACGGCGAGGCCGCGGAATGA
- a CDS encoding TonB-dependent receptor, with product MSSHGNCSVILSLTLLIAIGAVSDASAQSEVRLDELSVEARGGGQAPVTSPTAIIGSPPPTYPGDVVGSGSRLGLLGNRNVFDQPFSSTSYTDKLIRDQQARNVQDVVNNDPSIRTNVPAFSGILGFFIRGFPVFAQDIAFNGLFGVADAFNPAIEPIERVEVLRGPSTLLSGVPPFGNIGGIINLIPKRAGEEPLNRVTLGYSSDAQVYKAVDVSRRFGDAKEWGIRFNGAFNNGNTPIDNQSVHFGVAALALDYRGERLRASLDLGYQELDFTSPLRNRNVAAGVRIPRAPDLNLNQQQPWEYRDSANQQLATRIEYDLTPDLTVYGAYGVSNFRQEYFGGVLTIFNARGDYRDPVSYLPFHIVNQTAEAGLRGTVETGPIKHSFGLATVGFWQDLAQPPAQNVGAPIVSNLYAPVYLPPRSTLGLSDATPRTSSRINRSIAVADTLSVLDDRVLLTLGGRWQSLDVNAYNPVTGFRTGASESGAFSPGIGLVVKPWERLSLYANYIEGLTSPAPPVNAANATAAFPAFVSRQTEVGAKYDFGAVGVGFAAFEIEQPSGFLDARTLVFSVDGRQRNSGIELTVFGEPVPGIRVLGGVSLLDGVQVRAQDPRNVGRVAVGVPDVQLNLYGEYDLPPGLIPGLTVTGRVIYTSAQYYDLANSQKIPDWATLDVGLRYATTLQDRPLTLRANVVNLSGNNYWASTGRGILSQGTPRTFLLSASLDF from the coding sequence ATGTCGAGTCACGGAAACTGTTCCGTCATCCTCTCCCTCACCTTGCTGATCGCTATCGGCGCCGTGTCCGATGCGTCCGCCCAGAGCGAGGTCCGGCTCGACGAACTCTCGGTGGAAGCCCGCGGCGGCGGACAGGCCCCTGTGACCTCCCCGACGGCGATCATCGGATCGCCGCCGCCGACCTATCCCGGCGATGTCGTCGGCTCAGGCTCGCGGCTCGGGCTGCTCGGCAACCGCAACGTCTTCGATCAGCCCTTCAGCTCGACCAGCTACACGGACAAGCTCATCCGCGACCAGCAGGCCCGCAACGTTCAGGACGTGGTCAACAACGATCCGTCCATCCGCACCAATGTACCGGCTTTCTCCGGCATCCTCGGCTTCTTCATCCGCGGATTTCCGGTCTTCGCCCAGGACATTGCCTTCAACGGCCTGTTCGGCGTCGCCGATGCGTTCAACCCGGCGATCGAGCCGATCGAGCGCGTCGAGGTGCTGCGCGGGCCGTCCACGCTGCTCTCCGGCGTCCCGCCCTTCGGCAATATCGGCGGCATCATCAACCTGATCCCGAAGCGCGCCGGTGAGGAGCCGCTCAACCGCGTCACCCTCGGCTACAGCTCGGACGCCCAGGTCTACAAGGCCGTCGATGTGAGCCGCCGCTTCGGCGACGCGAAGGAGTGGGGCATCCGCTTCAACGGTGCCTTCAACAACGGCAACACCCCGATCGACAATCAGAGCGTACATTTCGGCGTCGCGGCCCTCGCCCTCGACTATCGCGGCGAGCGCCTGCGGGCGAGCCTCGATCTCGGATACCAGGAACTCGACTTCACTTCGCCGCTGCGCAACCGCAACGTGGCGGCAGGCGTGCGCATCCCCCGCGCGCCGGACCTGAACCTGAACCAGCAGCAGCCGTGGGAGTATCGCGACAGCGCCAACCAGCAGCTCGCCACGCGGATCGAGTACGACCTCACGCCCGATCTCACCGTCTACGGCGCCTACGGCGTCTCGAATTTCCGGCAGGAATACTTCGGCGGCGTCCTGACTATCTTCAACGCCCGCGGCGACTATCGCGACCCGGTCAGCTACCTGCCGTTCCACATCGTCAACCAGACGGCGGAGGCGGGACTGCGCGGCACTGTCGAGACCGGACCCATCAAGCACAGCTTCGGCTTGGCGACGGTCGGGTTCTGGCAGGACCTCGCCCAGCCGCCGGCGCAGAATGTCGGTGCGCCGATCGTCTCGAACCTCTACGCCCCGGTCTATCTCCCCCCGCGCTCGACCCTCGGCCTGTCGGACGCGACGCCGCGCACGTCGAGCCGGATCAACCGCAGCATCGCCGTCGCCGACACCCTGTCGGTCCTCGACGACCGCGTGCTGCTCACCCTCGGCGGCCGCTGGCAGAGCCTCGACGTGAACGCGTACAACCCGGTCACGGGATTCCGGACCGGTGCGAGCGAGAGCGGCGCCTTCTCGCCGGGGATCGGCCTCGTGGTGAAGCCGTGGGAGCGGCTCTCGCTCTACGCCAACTACATCGAGGGCCTGACCTCCCCGGCTCCGCCCGTGAACGCCGCCAACGCCACCGCCGCCTTCCCGGCCTTCGTCTCCCGCCAGACCGAGGTCGGCGCCAAGTACGATTTCGGCGCCGTCGGCGTCGGCTTCGCCGCCTTCGAGATCGAGCAGCCCTCCGGCTTCCTCGACGCCCGCACCCTCGTGTTCTCGGTCGACGGACGCCAGCGCAACAGCGGCATCGAGCTCACCGTGTTCGGCGAACCGGTGCCGGGCATCCGCGTCCTGGGCGGGGTCAGCCTGCTCGACGGCGTGCAGGTGCGGGCCCAGGATCCCCGCAATGTCGGCCGCGTCGCGGTCGGCGTGCCGGACGTGCAGCTCAACCTCTACGGCGAGTACGACCTGCCGCCGGGCCTCATTCCAGGCCTGACGGTCACCGGCCGGGTGATCTACACGTCGGCCCAGTACTACGACCTCGCCAACAGCCAGAAGATCCCGGACTGGGCGACCCTCGACGTCGGCCTGCGCTACGCTACCACGTTGCAGGACCGGCCGCTGACCCTGCGGGCGAACGTCGTCAACCTGTCGGGCAACAACTACTGGGCGTCGACCGGCAGGGGCATCCTGAGCCAGGGCACGCCGCGGACGTTCCTGCTCTCGGCATCGTTGGATTTCTGA
- a CDS encoding glucose 1-dehydrogenase yields the protein MSKLAGKVAVVTGASKGIGAGIARALAQDGAAVVVNYASSKAGADAVVAAITSAGGRAVAVQGDVSRASEAQGVIEAAVREFGRLDVLVNNSGIYEFAAIEEVTEEHYRRQFDVNVLGILLATRAAAKHLGEGASIVNISSAITHVHTPTAAVYAGTKGAVNAISGVLANELAPRKIRVNVVSPGFVVTEGTHTAGVVGSEMETGLVAQTPLGRAGQPEDIATVVAFLASDDARWLTGENITASGGIR from the coding sequence ATGTCGAAGCTTGCGGGCAAGGTCGCCGTCGTGACCGGAGCATCCAAGGGCATCGGTGCGGGGATCGCCAGGGCGCTGGCGCAGGACGGCGCCGCTGTGGTGGTGAACTACGCGTCCAGCAAGGCCGGGGCCGACGCCGTCGTGGCGGCGATCACGTCGGCCGGCGGCAGGGCCGTCGCGGTCCAGGGGGACGTCTCCAGAGCGTCCGAGGCGCAGGGTGTGATCGAGGCGGCGGTGCGGGAATTCGGGCGGCTCGACGTGCTCGTCAACAACTCCGGCATCTACGAGTTCGCGGCGATCGAGGAGGTCACCGAGGAACACTATCGCCGCCAGTTCGACGTCAACGTGCTCGGCATTCTGCTGGCGACCCGGGCGGCCGCGAAGCATCTCGGCGAGGGCGCGAGCATCGTGAACATCTCCTCGGCGATCACGCACGTGCACACGCCGACCGCGGCGGTGTACGCCGGCACCAAGGGCGCGGTGAACGCCATATCGGGGGTGCTCGCCAACGAGCTGGCCCCGCGCAAGATACGCGTGAACGTCGTCAGCCCGGGCTTCGTGGTGACCGAGGGCACGCACACGGCGGGCGTCGTCGGTTCCGAGATGGAGACAGGTCTCGTCGCGCAGACGCCGCTCGGCCGTGCCGGTCAGCCGGAAGATATCGCCACGGTCGTGGCATTCCTCGCGTCCGACGACGCGCGCTGGCTCACCGGCGAGAACATCACCGCCAGCGGCGGCATTCGCTGA
- a CDS encoding ArsR/SmtB family transcription factor — translation MRPLFHPAIEDVRPEAILHALADPSRAAIFAKIMRAGCVEACSAVSAVGDRVIPKSSLSNHFKVLREAGLIRSERHGVEVRNHSRWIEVEARFPGLLAGIINAYASDVGSDLPAAKTTTSR, via the coding sequence ATGAGACCGCTGTTTCACCCCGCGATCGAGGACGTGCGTCCAGAGGCGATCCTGCACGCGCTCGCCGACCCGAGCCGGGCCGCCATCTTCGCCAAGATCATGCGGGCGGGCTGCGTCGAGGCCTGCTCGGCCGTCTCGGCGGTCGGGGACCGGGTCATCCCGAAATCCTCGCTGTCCAACCACTTCAAGGTTCTGCGCGAGGCCGGATTGATCCGGAGCGAACGACACGGCGTCGAGGTGCGCAACCATTCCCGCTGGATCGAGGTGGAGGCGCGCTTTCCCGGTCTGCTGGCAGGGATCATCAACGCCTACGCTTCGGACGTAGGCTCCGACCTGCCTGCCGCGAAGACAACCACGTCGCGATAG
- a CDS encoding amidohydrolase family protein, with product MDPTPRTRRSLLGSGGALALAALGAGGRPADAADAAPFSAGTEAPAIPVPPRACDCHIHILSTRFPASPHWKGQPVLDSDVAAYRRLQARLGTSRAVVVTPSTYGTDNRATLDGVAQLGPAARAVVVVDLDIGVAELRAMAAQGAVGIRVNFGTPQSWGPTTAERLEAMARKVAPLGWHVQIYATGDQIVGLEPVLRRLPTRLVIDHLARLPPDRGVSHPAHAVVRRLLDGGGTWMKLSGAYLNTASGPPAYADATTVAKSFAAAAPERMLWGSDWPHRGETHVPDDARLLDLLADWVPDERPRARVLADNPAALYGFD from the coding sequence ATGGACCCCACGCCCCGAACACGGCGGAGTCTTCTGGGCAGCGGCGGCGCCCTCGCCCTCGCGGCGCTCGGCGCCGGCGGCCGGCCGGCGGACGCGGCGGATGCCGCCCCGTTCTCGGCCGGGACGGAGGCGCCCGCGATCCCCGTGCCGCCGAGAGCCTGCGACTGCCACATCCACATCCTGTCGACCCGCTTCCCGGCCTCGCCCCACTGGAAGGGCCAGCCGGTGCTGGACAGCGACGTCGCCGCCTACCGCCGCCTGCAGGCGCGCCTGGGGACGAGCCGGGCGGTGGTGGTGACGCCCTCGACCTACGGCACCGACAACCGCGCGACCCTCGACGGCGTGGCGCAGCTCGGCCCCGCGGCCCGCGCGGTGGTCGTGGTCGATCTCGACATCGGGGTCGCCGAACTCCGGGCGATGGCGGCACAGGGCGCGGTGGGCATCCGGGTGAACTTCGGCACGCCGCAATCCTGGGGACCGACCACCGCGGAGCGTCTGGAGGCGATGGCCCGCAAGGTCGCGCCGCTGGGCTGGCACGTCCAGATCTACGCGACCGGCGATCAGATCGTCGGGCTGGAGCCGGTGCTGCGGCGTCTGCCGACGCGCCTCGTCATCGACCACCTGGCGCGGCTCCCGCCGGACCGGGGCGTGAGCCATCCCGCCCACGCCGTGGTGCGCCGGCTGCTCGACGGCGGTGGGACGTGGATGAAGCTGTCGGGCGCCTACCTCAACACGGCGAGCGGGCCGCCCGCCTACGCCGACGCCACGACGGTGGCGAAGTCCTTCGCGGCGGCCGCCCCGGAGCGGATGCTCTGGGGCAGCGACTGGCCGCACAGGGGCGAGACGCACGTGCCCGACGACGCCCGGCTGCTCGACCTCCTGGCGGACTGGGTGCCCGACGAGCGGCCGCGGGCGCGGGTGCTGGCCGACAATCCCGCAGCGCTCTACGGGTTCGACTGA